A genomic window from Providencia alcalifaciens includes:
- a CDS encoding pirin family protein, producing the protein MKKIIGIYQSPRSHWVGDGFPVRSMFSYSNHGKYLNPFLLLDRAGPHPFPASEGSNRGVGEHPHKGFETVTIVYDGEVAHHDSTGEGGVIGPGDVQWMTAASGILHQEYQSDNFMKNGGTLDMVQLWVNLPAKDKLAAPGYQLLQRDRIPNIDLPNDAGVLRVIAGDYLGHSGAARTFTSLDVWDLRLNKGKTVGIQTKVGRNVGLVMLRGSIFVDGHTALTEGELMILDGSDSNIVLEATDDALVLFLSGEAINEPVVGYGPFVMNTTQEINEAINDFNSGKFGRIPNIS; encoded by the coding sequence ATGAAAAAGATTATTGGTATTTATCAATCCCCACGTAGCCACTGGGTTGGTGATGGTTTCCCTGTTCGTTCTATGTTTAGCTACAGCAACCACGGGAAATACCTAAACCCATTTTTACTGTTGGACAGAGCGGGGCCACACCCATTCCCAGCATCTGAAGGGAGTAATCGTGGTGTTGGCGAACATCCGCATAAAGGCTTTGAAACGGTCACAATTGTGTATGATGGTGAAGTTGCCCATCACGATTCTACTGGAGAAGGTGGGGTTATCGGCCCTGGTGATGTACAGTGGATGACCGCTGCATCTGGGATCCTCCATCAAGAGTATCAATCTGATAACTTTATGAAAAATGGCGGGACCCTCGATATGGTGCAATTGTGGGTCAACTTGCCCGCTAAAGATAAGCTGGCAGCACCGGGTTATCAATTACTGCAACGGGATAGAATCCCAAACATTGATCTGCCAAATGATGCGGGTGTCTTGCGAGTGATCGCTGGTGACTATTTAGGTCACTCAGGTGCTGCACGGACATTTACCTCTCTAGATGTTTGGGACCTACGGCTGAATAAAGGAAAAACCGTCGGTATCCAAACTAAAGTCGGTCGCAATGTTGGCTTAGTGATGCTTAGAGGTTCAATATTTGTGGATGGCCATACTGCATTAACTGAAGGTGAGCTGATGATCCTTGATGGTAGCGACAGTAATATCGTGTTAGAAGCCACTGATGATGCTTTAGTCCTGTTCCTCAGCGGTGAAGCTATTAATGAGCCAGTCGTGGGTTATGGTCCGTTTGTGATGAACACCACTCAAGAGATCAATGAAGCAATCAATGACTTTAATAGTGGGAAATTTGGTCGAATTCCCAATATAAGTTAG
- a CDS encoding phosphoglycolate phosphatase, giving the protein MTHAVLESIKAIAFDLDGTLVDSAGGLADAIDRTLEELNLPPAGKERISIWVGNGADMLVTRALEWAGMTVTPELKKQARTRFDEHYATTVNTGSQLFPEVKETLETIAKHNLPMAIVTNKPTPFVAPLLEKLGIDSYFSLVLGGDDVVKTKPHPAPLYLTMGQFGLRKEELLFVGDSRNDIIAAHNAGCPSVGLTYGYNYGESIAITEPDYVLSHFSELLSVIDLSK; this is encoded by the coding sequence ATGACACATGCGGTTTTAGAGAGTATTAAAGCAATTGCGTTTGATTTGGATGGAACTCTTGTTGACAGCGCCGGCGGTTTAGCCGACGCCATCGACAGAACCCTCGAAGAGCTAAACCTACCCCCAGCGGGCAAAGAACGTATCTCCATCTGGGTCGGCAACGGCGCAGATATGCTCGTGACGCGTGCGCTAGAATGGGCGGGCATGACGGTCACCCCAGAGCTGAAAAAACAAGCTCGCACCCGCTTCGATGAACATTATGCGACGACCGTTAATACAGGTAGCCAGCTGTTCCCTGAAGTCAAAGAGACCCTCGAAACGATTGCGAAACACAACTTACCAATGGCGATTGTGACCAACAAACCAACCCCATTTGTGGCGCCATTACTCGAAAAACTGGGTATCGATAGCTACTTTTCATTAGTACTTGGTGGTGATGATGTGGTAAAAACCAAACCGCACCCAGCCCCCCTCTATTTAACAATGGGTCAGTTCGGTTTACGCAAAGAAGAATTGCTTTTTGTCGGCGATTCCCGTAATGATATTATCGCAGCCCACAATGCAGGCTGCCCAAGTGTAGGGTTAACCTACGGCTACAACTATGGTGAATCAATCGCAATTACCGAGCCCGACTACGTGTTAAGCCACTTTTCTGAGCTACTCTCCGTTATTGATTTATCAAAATAA
- a CDS encoding hydrolase yields the protein MSNPANFNGQRPVINPDDAVMLLIDHQSGLFQTVGDMPMTELRARASVLAKMASLAKMPVITTASVPQGPNGPLIPEIHQNAPHAQYIARRGEINAWDNPEFVAAVKATGKKQLIIAGTITSVCMAFPAISAVADGYQVFVVIDASGTYSKMAQEITLARVVQAGIVPMDTAAVASELQKTWNREDAAEWAQAYTQIFPAYQLLIESYMKAQDVVSNNEQLDSNR from the coding sequence ATGAGTAATCCAGCAAACTTTAATGGTCAGCGCCCTGTTATCAACCCAGATGATGCAGTCATGTTATTGATAGACCATCAAAGTGGTTTATTCCAAACGGTGGGTGATATGCCAATGACGGAATTACGCGCTAGAGCTTCTGTTCTAGCGAAAATGGCATCGTTAGCAAAAATGCCTGTCATTACAACCGCCTCTGTACCACAAGGTCCGAATGGACCATTGATCCCTGAAATCCACCAAAATGCACCCCATGCACAATATATTGCTCGCCGTGGCGAAATAAATGCGTGGGATAACCCTGAGTTCGTTGCAGCAGTAAAAGCGACGGGTAAAAAGCAGCTGATTATTGCTGGAACAATTACCAGTGTATGTATGGCATTTCCTGCAATTAGCGCGGTAGCGGATGGTTATCAGGTATTTGTGGTGATTGATGCTTCTGGTACTTATAGCAAGATGGCGCAAGAAATTACATTAGCGCGAGTCGTTCAAGCTGGGATCGTGCCAATGGACACTGCAGCGGTTGCCTCTGAATTACAGAAAACATGGAATCGTGAAGATGCGGCGGAATGGGCTCAAGCGTATACCCAAATCTTCCCTGCTTACCAATTGCTTATTGAGAGCTATATGAAAGCTCAGGATGTTGTCAGTAATAATGAGCAATTAGATTCTAACCGTTAA
- the aroB gene encoding 3-dehydroquinate synthase, giving the protein MEKVTVTLDERSYPINIAPGLYQGTDAFWPLTAGQRAMIVTNETLAPLYLHKIQTVLEASGVKVDSIVLPDGEQYKSLFIMNDVFTALLEKHHNRDTTLIALGGGVIGDLTGFAAASYQRGVRFIQVPTTLLSQVDSSVGGKTAVNHPLGKNMIGAFYQPASVVIDLDCLKTLPKRELSSGLAEVIKYGIILDGEFFNWLEENIDALMALDNQAMAYCIRRCCELKAQVVAADEKETSGLRALLNLGHTFGHAIEAEMGYGVWLHGEAVAAGMVMAAKTAELIGQFSSEQTERIIALLKRAELPVTGPEKMQPDDYLPHMMRDKKVMGGKLHLILPTTIGSSEMRSDVDTSTVITAISACMP; this is encoded by the coding sequence ATGGAAAAAGTCACTGTTACTCTGGATGAACGCAGCTATCCAATCAATATTGCACCTGGTTTGTACCAAGGAACGGATGCATTTTGGCCACTAACTGCGGGTCAGCGAGCAATGATAGTGACTAACGAAACTCTCGCTCCGCTTTACCTACATAAGATCCAAACCGTTCTTGAAGCTTCAGGTGTTAAAGTCGATTCCATCGTCTTACCTGATGGCGAACAGTACAAATCTTTATTCATCATGAATGATGTTTTTACGGCATTACTCGAAAAGCACCATAACCGTGACACTACCCTCATCGCACTTGGTGGGGGAGTAATCGGTGATTTAACTGGATTCGCAGCAGCCAGCTATCAACGTGGTGTACGCTTCATTCAAGTTCCAACTACGTTACTTTCTCAAGTGGATTCTTCGGTTGGTGGAAAAACCGCTGTTAACCACCCTTTGGGTAAAAATATGATCGGGGCATTTTATCAACCGGCATCTGTCGTGATTGACCTCGATTGCTTAAAAACCTTACCTAAGCGCGAACTCTCTTCTGGTCTAGCCGAAGTCATTAAATACGGCATCATTCTTGATGGTGAATTTTTTAACTGGTTGGAAGAAAATATCGATGCCTTAATGGCATTAGATAACCAGGCCATGGCGTACTGCATTCGCCGTTGTTGCGAGCTGAAAGCACAAGTTGTCGCCGCCGATGAAAAAGAAACCAGCGGGCTACGTGCGCTATTAAATTTAGGGCATACCTTTGGTCATGCTATCGAAGCCGAAATGGGCTACGGCGTATGGCTCCATGGAGAAGCTGTTGCTGCTGGTATGGTCATGGCGGCAAAAACCGCTGAACTGATTGGCCAATTTTCCTCAGAACAAACGGAACGTATCATCGCCCTGTTAAAACGTGCCGAGCTGCCTGTTACTGGTCCTGAAAAAATGCAACCTGACGACTATTTACCTCACATGATGCGAGATAAAAAAGTCATGGGGGGCAAATTACATCTTATCCTTCCAACCACAATTGGTAGTTCAGAAATGCGCTCCGATGTGGATACCTCAACGGTCATTACCGCTATTTCGGCTTGTATGCCATAA
- a CDS encoding toxin-antitoxin system YwqK family antitoxin: MKTINIAMAFSVAFMLSGCLSQPAPQYDNNGIQLEEFKELESLRMPELNIPEGAPDGDYIERYGNGAIQFKSWVKNNCLDKSITVYYKNGQPKMFIPIKNCKVDGVIQSYHPNGNLDTEMGYSNDRLNGDYKSYYDTPKNNLHLKTSFVNGVAEGVLEERGQDGGLLKQGLIKDGKLYTAK, from the coding sequence ATGAAAACTATTAATATCGCCATGGCATTTTCTGTTGCCTTCATGTTGTCTGGCTGCCTTTCTCAACCCGCACCTCAGTATGATAACAATGGCATCCAGTTAGAAGAGTTTAAAGAGCTAGAAAGCTTGAGAATGCCAGAGCTGAACATTCCTGAAGGAGCGCCGGATGGGGACTATATCGAGCGTTATGGCAATGGTGCCATTCAGTTTAAATCGTGGGTGAAAAACAACTGCTTAGATAAAAGTATTACGGTTTATTATAAAAATGGTCAGCCAAAAATGTTTATTCCTATAAAAAATTGCAAAGTGGATGGCGTCATTCAGTCTTACCATCCTAATGGGAATTTAGATACCGAGATGGGATATAGCAATGACCGACTCAACGGCGATTATAAATCCTACTACGATACACCGAAAAATAATCTGCATCTTAAAACGAGTTTTGTGAATGGGGTCGCGGAAGGTGTTCTTGAAGAGCGCGGACAGGATGGCGGGCTATTAAAGCAGGGCCTGATTAAAGACGGTAAGTTATACACCGCGAAGTAA
- a CDS encoding lactate oxidase: protein MLKFKKNNTAVVTSVLLLAALSLGSAQAAEYKASTKEGPIKIVNLDDLEHQVAKSMDKGAFGYIRGGAENELNLNKNTRSFDNKYIMPRVMQGIEISDIDLSTDFLGIHLKTPIIQAPMAAQGLAHKDGEVATAKGMAKAGSIFSLSTYGNKTIEEVAEVSGENPFFFQLYMSKNDAFNEFTLKRAKESGAKAIILTVDSPVGGYREDDIRNNFQFPLGFANLELFAKQNSDGSKTGKGAGISEIYAQAKQAFTPADIQYVKNLSGLPVIVKGIQSPEDADTVIKAGADAIWVSNHGGRQLDSGPASFDVLPSIAKVVNKRVPIVFDSGVRRGSHVFKALASGADVVAVGRPILYGLNLGGADGVNSVIQQLNKELSINMMLGGAKNIQAVKETQLYTDKDFQ, encoded by the coding sequence ATGTTGAAATTTAAAAAAAATAATACAGCGGTAGTGACGTCGGTTTTATTGCTGGCAGCGCTATCATTAGGCTCTGCTCAAGCGGCAGAATATAAAGCGAGCACCAAAGAAGGCCCCATCAAAATTGTTAACTTGGATGATTTAGAACATCAAGTGGCAAAAAGCATGGATAAAGGCGCTTTTGGCTATATTCGTGGCGGTGCAGAAAATGAGCTGAATTTAAACAAAAATACACGCAGTTTTGATAATAAATACATTATGCCGCGTGTGATGCAAGGTATTGAAATCTCAGATATTGATTTGTCGACTGACTTTTTGGGGATTCATTTAAAAACCCCAATTATTCAGGCACCTATGGCAGCTCAAGGGCTCGCACATAAAGATGGTGAAGTGGCAACGGCAAAAGGTATGGCAAAAGCGGGCTCTATTTTCTCATTAAGTACTTATGGAAACAAAACCATTGAAGAGGTTGCTGAAGTTTCAGGAGAAAATCCATTTTTCTTCCAACTTTATATGAGTAAAAACGATGCATTTAATGAATTTACACTTAAGCGCGCAAAAGAGAGTGGTGCGAAAGCGATTATTTTAACGGTAGATTCCCCTGTTGGCGGTTATCGGGAAGATGATATCCGTAATAACTTCCAGTTCCCATTAGGTTTTGCGAACTTAGAATTGTTTGCCAAACAAAATAGCGACGGATCAAAAACGGGTAAGGGTGCGGGGATCAGCGAAATCTATGCCCAAGCAAAACAGGCATTTACTCCAGCAGATATTCAATATGTGAAAAATTTGTCGGGCTTACCTGTTATTGTCAAAGGAATTCAATCCCCCGAAGATGCTGATACCGTGATTAAAGCAGGTGCAGATGCCATCTGGGTATCGAACCATGGTGGTCGTCAGCTAGATAGCGGCCCTGCATCATTTGATGTATTGCCTTCAATCGCTAAAGTTGTGAATAAGCGTGTGCCAATTGTGTTTGATAGTGGCGTTCGTCGTGGTTCCCATGTTTTCAAAGCATTAGCGAGCGGAGCTGATGTTGTGGCTGTTGGGCGCCCAATCCTATATGGCTTAAATTTAGGTGGAGCAGATGGGGTGAACTCAGTGATCCAACAGCTGAATAAAGAGTTATCTATCAATATGATGTTAGGTGGTGCAAAAAATATTCAAGCGGTAAAAGAGACCCAACTGTATACAGATAAAGATTTCCAATAA
- a CDS encoding YceI family protein, translating to MKKLVLPLLASLVLVGTAQAAEYKLDTTHTKAMFYIDHFGTSTNSGGFHNISGDMTYSPEKKMGSISVKIPVNTLNTGLAQFDNHIKSADMLDESKYPMIEFKSTKWNFADNKPTSIDGLLTMKGQTHPVQLKTTKFGCYFSPIFKADVCGGDFETTIDRSQWGVDYLVKEGMAKTVTLKIQAEAIKQ from the coding sequence ATGAAAAAGTTAGTTTTACCTCTATTGGCTTCACTGGTTTTAGTTGGCACGGCACAAGCTGCGGAATATAAATTGGATACAACTCACACTAAAGCGATGTTTTACATCGACCACTTTGGTACATCAACGAATAGTGGGGGATTCCATAATATCAGTGGAGATATGACTTATTCCCCAGAAAAAAAGATGGGGAGTATCAGTGTAAAAATTCCAGTTAATACCTTGAATACAGGATTGGCGCAATTTGATAATCACATAAAAAGTGCGGATATGTTAGATGAGTCAAAGTATCCAATGATTGAATTTAAATCGACCAAATGGAATTTTGCGGATAACAAACCGACCTCTATCGATGGTTTATTGACGATGAAAGGCCAAACGCACCCAGTGCAGCTAAAAACCACAAAATTTGGTTGTTACTTCAGTCCTATTTTTAAAGCGGATGTGTGTGGTGGTGATTTTGAAACGACGATTGATCGTTCACAATGGGGTGTGGATTATTTAGTCAAAGAAGGTATGGCTAAGACGGTAACATTAAAAATTCAAGCAGAAGCTATCAAGCAATAA
- the aroK gene encoding shikimate kinase AroK has translation MAEKRNIFLVGPMGAGKSTIGRQLAQQLNMEFFDSDHEIEKRTGADVGWVFDLEGEEGFRDREEKVINELTEKQGIVLATGGGSVKSKETRNRLSARGVVVYLETTIEKQLSRTQRDKKRPLLQVDEPAREVLEKLADERNPMYEEIADITIHTDEQSAKVVANQIIELLEKN, from the coding sequence ATGGCAGAGAAACGCAATATCTTTCTGGTTGGACCAATGGGAGCCGGAAAAAGCACTATTGGTCGTCAGTTAGCTCAACAGCTTAATATGGAGTTTTTTGACTCCGATCACGAGATTGAAAAACGCACTGGCGCAGATGTAGGTTGGGTATTCGACCTAGAAGGTGAAGAAGGCTTTCGCGATCGCGAAGAAAAAGTCATCAATGAACTCACTGAAAAGCAAGGCATTGTCTTAGCGACAGGTGGTGGCTCTGTTAAATCCAAAGAGACGCGTAACCGCTTGTCCGCTCGTGGGGTTGTCGTGTATCTCGAAACCACCATTGAGAAGCAATTATCCCGTACACAACGCGATAAAAAACGCCCGCTTTTACAAGTGGATGAACCCGCTCGCGAAGTTTTAGAAAAATTAGCCGATGAACGCAATCCTATGTACGAAGAGATAGCGGATATTACAATTCATACTGATGAGCAAAGCGCAAAAGTTGTTGCTAACCAAATCATTGAACTGTTAGAAAAAAACTAA
- a CDS encoding SPOR domain-containing protein, with protein MDEFKPDNQPQVQNDLRPDTSDRPTGRARPAAAAKPKIALSRQHIMIGVGVLVLLLLIIAISSALKAPTEHEKLQTDSANQRNIDLSGSSSLANSNTQSTTQPQTSQAQELNGQQINPMPTQADTQTQQNGLGERIEIPGDVADALNQGQNLPSESTTIPPQNVTPLTPPQVKPVEKQPTVKPVTPEKTQPKATKPVEQKQPAQPKTTTKPATSTSQSGSTVAAPSGSYTLQLSSASRSDTLEAFAKENKLANYQVYKTIRNGQTWYVLIHGNYSSVSEAKNAIATLPAAVQAKKPWVRNMKQVKQDQK; from the coding sequence ATGGACGAATTTAAACCAGACAATCAGCCTCAAGTGCAGAATGATTTAAGGCCTGATACATCAGATAGACCAACCGGACGTGCGCGTCCGGCTGCGGCAGCTAAGCCAAAAATTGCGTTATCGCGTCAACACATTATGATCGGTGTCGGTGTTTTAGTGCTGCTTCTGCTGATCATTGCAATCAGTTCCGCATTAAAAGCACCAACAGAACATGAGAAATTACAAACAGATAGCGCGAATCAGCGTAATATCGATTTATCAGGTTCTTCATCACTGGCCAATTCAAATACTCAATCCACAACGCAACCACAAACGAGCCAAGCGCAAGAGTTAAATGGTCAGCAAATTAACCCAATGCCAACTCAAGCAGATACTCAGACCCAACAGAATGGTCTTGGTGAGCGTATTGAAATTCCAGGTGATGTGGCTGATGCTCTCAACCAAGGTCAAAACCTGCCGTCTGAAAGCACCACAATTCCACCACAAAATGTGACACCGTTGACGCCACCACAAGTAAAACCTGTGGAGAAACAGCCAACAGTGAAACCAGTCACTCCAGAGAAAACGCAACCAAAAGCGACTAAGCCTGTTGAACAAAAACAACCTGCTCAGCCAAAAACAACCACTAAGCCTGCAACCAGCACAAGCCAAAGTGGTAGTACCGTTGCGGCACCATCTGGAAGCTATACATTACAATTAAGTAGCGCAAGTCGTTCAGATACACTGGAAGCTTTCGCAAAAGAGAATAAACTTGCTAACTATCAAGTGTATAAAACCATTCGTAATGGCCAAACTTGGTATGTTTTGATCCACGGAAATTACAGCTCAGTGAGCGAAGCAAAAAATGCAATTGCGACCTTACCTGCCGCAGTGCAAGCGAAAAAACCGTGGGTTCGTAATATGAAACAAGTTAAACAGGATCAAAAATAA
- the trpS gene encoding tryptophan--tRNA ligase, protein MSTPTEKSKQTQKPIVFSGAQPSGELTIGNYMGALRQWVKMQDDYDCIYCIVDQHAITVRQDPVELRKRTLDTLALYLACGIDPKKSTIFVQSHVPQHAQLSWALNCYTYFGELSRMTQFKDKSARHSENINAGLFDYPVLMAADILVYQTNQVPVGIDQKQHLELSRDIAQRFNAIYGDIFTVPEPFIPTDGGARVMALQEPTKKMSKSDDNRNNVIALLEDPKSVVKKIKRAMTDSEEPPRICYDVENKAGVSNLLDILAGVTGKSVKTLEAEFEGQMYGHLKGAVAEAVSDMLTNLQARYHEFRNNEALLNQIMDEGATKAAARAQETLDKVYDAIGFVKRPQL, encoded by the coding sequence ATGAGCACACCCACTGAGAAATCTAAACAAACCCAGAAACCTATTGTATTCAGCGGCGCACAGCCTTCCGGTGAATTAACCATCGGTAACTACATGGGTGCGTTACGTCAGTGGGTTAAGATGCAAGATGATTATGATTGCATCTACTGTATCGTTGACCAACACGCAATCACCGTTCGCCAAGACCCTGTTGAACTGCGTAAAAGAACCCTCGATACATTAGCGCTCTACTTAGCTTGCGGTATTGATCCGAAGAAAAGCACCATTTTTGTTCAATCGCATGTGCCACAACATGCACAACTGAGCTGGGCACTAAACTGCTACACCTATTTCGGCGAACTGAGCCGCATGACCCAGTTCAAAGATAAATCTGCTCGCCACTCAGAAAACATCAATGCGGGTCTGTTTGACTATCCAGTTCTGATGGCTGCCGATATTCTGGTTTATCAAACAAACCAAGTTCCTGTTGGTATTGACCAGAAACAGCACCTTGAACTGAGCCGTGATATTGCTCAGCGCTTCAATGCTATTTATGGAGATATTTTCACCGTACCAGAGCCATTTATCCCAACCGATGGCGGCGCGCGCGTGATGGCATTACAAGAGCCAACCAAAAAAATGTCTAAGTCTGATGACAACCGCAATAACGTGATTGCGCTGTTGGAAGATCCGAAATCCGTTGTGAAGAAAATCAAACGCGCCATGACCGACTCTGAAGAGCCACCACGTATTTGCTACGATGTTGAAAATAAAGCGGGTGTTTCTAACCTGCTAGATATCCTTGCTGGCGTGACAGGCAAAAGCGTGAAAACGCTGGAAGCCGAGTTTGAAGGCCAAATGTACGGTCATCTGAAAGGCGCGGTTGCTGAAGCAGTTTCTGACATGCTGACTAACTTACAAGCTCGTTACCATGAGTTCCGCAATAATGAAGCGCTGCTGAACCAAATTATGGATGAAGGCGCGACCAAAGCAGCGGCTCGCGCTCAAGAAACCTTAGACAAGGTTTACGATGCAATCGGCTTTGTAAAACGTCCACAGCTGTAA
- the dam gene encoding adenine-specific DNA-methyltransferase gives MKKKRAFLKWAGGKYPLVEEIKKYLPQGDCLIEPFVGAGSVFLNTSYDSYILADINSDLINLYNTVKYRSDAFIEEAQQLFTPEFNTSEQYYLMRQAFNQSDDPAKRSILFLYLNRHCYNGLCRYNLSGEFNVPFGRYKKPYFPKDELLWFAEKAQKATFVTQSYCKTLLDAQDGSVIYCDPPYAPLSDTANFTAYHTNAFSAQEQQNLAFLAHKLSSERKIPVLISNHETPVTREWYYQAQLHIVKVRRTISRNILNRAKVNELLALYAGASKKS, from the coding sequence ATGAAAAAGAAACGCGCTTTTTTAAAATGGGCTGGGGGTAAATACCCGCTTGTGGAGGAGATCAAAAAATACCTTCCACAAGGAGATTGCTTAATAGAACCTTTTGTTGGTGCAGGATCGGTGTTTTTAAATACCAGCTACGATTCGTACATACTTGCGGATATTAACAGCGATCTCATCAACCTCTACAACACGGTTAAATATCGCTCTGATGCTTTCATCGAAGAAGCTCAGCAACTGTTCACACCTGAATTTAATACCTCTGAACAGTATTATTTAATGCGCCAAGCATTTAACCAATCAGATGACCCTGCTAAACGTAGCATTCTCTTTTTGTATCTTAATCGCCACTGTTATAACGGGCTGTGTCGCTATAACTTAAGCGGTGAATTCAATGTGCCTTTCGGGCGCTATAAGAAACCTTATTTTCCGAAAGACGAATTACTGTGGTTTGCTGAAAAAGCCCAGAAAGCGACCTTTGTGACGCAGTCTTACTGCAAAACATTACTCGATGCGCAGGATGGCTCAGTCATCTACTGCGATCCACCTTATGCACCGCTGTCTGATACCGCTAATTTTACGGCCTATCACACCAACGCCTTTAGTGCGCAAGAACAACAGAACCTGGCTTTTTTGGCACATAAGTTGTCATCTGAGCGCAAGATCCCAGTTCTTATCTCAAATCATGAGACCCCAGTGACCCGAGAGTGGTATTATCAAGCACAGTTACATATCGTAAAAGTGCGTCGCACCATTAGTAGAAATATTTTGAACCGTGCCAAAGTCAACGAGCTTTTGGCTTTATATGCGGGAGCATCTAAAAAATCATAG
- the rpe gene encoding ribulose-phosphate 3-epimerase translates to MKDFLIAPSILSADFARLGEDTAKVLAAGADIVHFDVMDNHYVPNLTFGAPICKALRNYGITAPIDVHLMVKPVDRIIPDFAKAGATHISFHPEASEHIDRTLQLIKENGCTAGLVFNPATPLSYLDYVMDKVDMILLMSVNPGFGGQSFIPQTLNKLRQVRKLIDESGYDIRLEVDGGVKVNNIAEIAAAGADTFVAGSAIFDRPDYKKVIDEMRQELKKVSQ, encoded by the coding sequence ATGAAAGATTTTCTCATTGCCCCATCTATTTTATCTGCTGACTTTGCACGTTTAGGCGAAGATACCGCCAAAGTTCTTGCTGCGGGCGCAGACATTGTCCATTTCGATGTGATGGACAACCACTATGTACCGAACCTCACGTTCGGTGCGCCAATTTGTAAAGCCCTGCGCAATTACGGTATCACCGCCCCGATTGATGTTCACTTAATGGTTAAACCGGTCGATCGCATTATCCCGGATTTCGCTAAAGCGGGTGCGACCCACATAAGCTTCCACCCAGAAGCCAGCGAACACATCGATAGAACCTTACAACTTATCAAAGAGAATGGTTGCACCGCAGGTCTGGTATTTAACCCAGCGACCCCTCTTAGCTATCTTGATTATGTGATGGATAAAGTCGATATGATCCTGCTGATGTCGGTTAACCCAGGATTCGGCGGTCAATCGTTTATCCCACAAACCCTGAACAAATTGCGCCAAGTCCGTAAATTGATTGACGAAAGTGGTTATGATATTCGTTTAGAAGTCGATGGTGGCGTGAAGGTCAATAACATTGCAGAAATTGCCGCAGCGGGTGCAGACACCTTCGTTGCTGGCTCCGCAATTTTTGATAGGCCTGATTACAAAAAAGTCATCGATGAAATGCGCCAAGAATTAAAAAAGGTATCTCAATGA